One Panicum virgatum strain AP13 chromosome 3N, P.virgatum_v5, whole genome shotgun sequence DNA segment encodes these proteins:
- the LOC120664484 gene encoding probable protein ABIL4 codes for MQAARHAPAAGGSWGGVAGAGPTTVDEASMERSKSFIKALQELKNLRPQLYSASEYCEKSYLHSEQKQMVLDNLKDYAVRAVVNAVDHLGTVAYKLTDLFEQQASEVSTFELKVARLNQQIFTCQVYTDKEGLRQQQMMGTNIKHHKHYILPSTGHKKSPAHAHLPIDTDQDSKPRPYPSAKTLSWHLASENSTTANAAHKPTFALVDTAVSKPASGKERSASPMRRPLQFNRSTSSDAMQKIGNKNQSGVKEFSTFHSFDNPKGRAIQKAPVGTKSMIAALFIKHKSAKMKKIAVR; via the exons ATGCAGGCGGCGCGCCAtgccccggcggcgggcggtaGCTGGGGCGGGGTCGCGGGGGCGGGGCCCACCACCGTCGACGAGGCGTCCATGGAGCGCAGCAAGAGCTTCATCAAGGCCCTGCAG GAGCTCAAGAACCTGCGGCCGCAGCTCTACTCCGCCTCCGAGTACTGCGAGAAGTCCTACCTCCACAGCGAGCAGAAGCAGAT GGTTCTGGACAATTTGAAAGATTATGCTGTACGAGCCGTTGTCAATGCGGTTGATCATCTGGGTACGGTTGCCTACAAATTGACAGACCTTTTCGAACAGCAAGCTTCTGAGGTGTCAACTTTCGAACTGAAAGTTGCACGCCTGAACCAG CAAATCTTCACATGCCAAGTCTACACAGATAAAGAAGGCCTCAGGCAGCAGCAAATGATGGGGACAAATATAAAACACCACAAGCACTATATCCTACCAT CTACTGGTCATAAGAAATCCCCGGCTCATGCGCACCTGCCAATAGACACTGATCAGGATTCAAAACCTAGACCTTATCCCTCAG CAAAGACACTTTCCTGGCATCTGGCTTCAGAGAACAGCACCACAGCAAACGCAGCACATAAACCTACATTTGC CCTAGTGGACACAGCAGTATCAAAACCTGCATCAG GTAAGGAGCGGTCTGCTTCTCCTATGCGCAGGCCTCTGCAGTTCAACCGGAGCACCAGTTCTGATGCCATGCAAAAGATTGGCAATAAG AACCAATCTGGTGTAAAGGAATTTTCAACATTTCATTCTTTCGACAACCCTAAAGGTCGTGCAATCCAAAAGGCTCCTGTTGGCACTAAAAGCATGATAGCGGCTCTCTTCATCAAGCACAAATCAGCGAAAATGAAAAAGATTGCAGTTCGCTGA
- the LOC120664486 gene encoding glutathione S-transferase T3-like: MDFFSNLLDQNGVGSSADLEWDGTQFPSPQEDQMVVEEAVVEVEASPVLKGNKKRTRNFSVQEDNLLVAAWLEISMDAVQGIDQPRATYWERIHDYYHLHKEFDSDRNCNSLTHRWGIILEMVNKFCGWYGQVQRRAQSGTTEQDKVLQACDVFKKEEEKSFTLLHCWNILKHEQKWHEACANKKQKTSSNSSPRTSTPAANASGVAAQEEGASQSTDATNARPDGRKKEKERQRKGKNPMSPGENLYMDAMENLWVKKKEVEELKELKKKERNDDRIAIEMKRLQVKMDAEKERCDLQREELELRKRIEEKKMEVEKERSDLQRKELELKKRIEDDKIMKMDLTGMSDRQRLYYEKMQDLIIAQRFGGGGSN; encoded by the exons ATGGATTTCTTCTCGAACCTGTTGGACCAAAATGGAGTGGGCAGCAGTGCTGATCTAGAGTGGGATGGAACCCAATTTCCAAGTCCACAAGAGGACCAGATGGTGGTGGAGGAAGCAGTTGTTGAGGTGGAAGCTAGTCCTGTGTTGAAAGGTAACAAGAAGAGAACCAGAAATTTTAGTGTTCAAGAGGACAATTTGTTAGTGGCAGCATGGCTAGAAATTAGCATGGATGCAGTTCAAGGCATTGACCAGCCTCGTGCCACCTATTGGGAAAGAATTCATGACTACTATCATTTGCACAAGGAATTTGATAGTGACCGCAACTGCAATTCTCTCACTCACCGTTGGGGTATTATCCTAGAGATGGTCAACAAATTCTGTGGATGGTATGGTCAAGTTCAAAGAAGGGCCCAAAGCGGAACGACAGAGCAAGATAAG gtactgcaagcttgtgaTGTATtcaaaaaagaggaagagaaatcATTCACTTTGCTGCATTGTTGGAATATCTTGAAGCATGAACAGAAATGGCATGAGGCATGTGCTAATAAGAAACAAAAGACATCCTCCAATTCAAGTCCTAGAACCTCTACTCCTGCAGCCAATGCGAGTGGTGTTGCTGCTCAAGAGGAGGGTGCCAGTCAGTCTACAGATGCTACCAATGCAAGGCCAGATGGTAGAAAGAAGGAGAAAGAGCGGCAACGCAAAGGTAAAAATCCCATGTCTCCTGGAGAAAATCTTTACATGGATGCAATGGAGAATTTGTGGGTTAAGAAGAAAGAGGTTGAAGAGCTGAAAGAGTTGAAAAAAAAGGAGCGCAATGATGACAGAATTGCAATAGAGATGAAAAGGCTTCAAGTTAAAATGGATGCAGAGAAGGAAAGGTGTGATCTGCAGCGAGAAGAGCTAGAACTAAGGAAAAggatagaagaaaaaaaaatggaagtaGAGAAGGAAAGGAGTGATTTGCAGCGAAAAGAGCTAGAACTAAAAAAAAGGATAGAAGATGATAAAATAATGAAAATGGACCTTACTGGTATGAGTGACCGACAGCGCCTCTACTATGAAAAAATGCAGGATTTGATCATTGCTCAACGCTTTGGTGGTGGTGGCTCCAATTGA